Proteins found in one Zea mays cultivar B73 chromosome 1, Zm-B73-REFERENCE-NAM-5.0, whole genome shotgun sequence genomic segment:
- the LOC103639215 gene encoding G-type lectin S-receptor-like serine/threonine-protein kinase LECRK4, whose amino-acid sequence MAAPLLLPLILLLSSTPPLQAQQNITQGSSLTPQGPTTSWHSPSGDFAFGFQPIDGNTSVYLLAIWFNKIGNLTVTWYAKTSDQDPVPVQVSSGSRLQLNSNGALSLQDSTGTEVWSPQVVGASYAAMLDSGNFVLAAADGSTRWESFKYPTDTILPTQVLTPGMSLRSRIIPTDYSNGRFLLDLQSTGVSLYTVAVPSGYKYDPYWSMDVNTTDLVFNATGAIYIGNNTEITSWVISSIADYYLRATLDPDGVFRQYMYPKKDNNQSNQAWSAVDFKPPNICGAQLTKIGSGICGFNSYCLWNGANNQSTCKCPDQYSFIDGERKYKGCKPDFQPQSCDLDEAAIMTQFMLMPTSLVDWPLSDYEQYTSITKDQCQKLCLTDCFCAVAVFHSEDNTCWKKKMPLSNGNMADNVQRTVYIKVRKNNGTQSEITDPNKWKKDKKNWIIGSSLFLGSSVLVNILLISIILLGSYCTITIKQVPAMQSSNNIGLPLKAFTYTELEKATGGFQKVIGTGASGIVYKGQLQDDLSTHIAVKKIDKLAHETEKEFTSEVQTIGRTHHKNLVRLLGFCNEGKERLLVYEFMTNGSLNRFLFGDAKLQWSIRAQLVLGVARGLVYLHEECSTQIIHCDIKSQNILLDDNFTAKISDFGLAKLLRTNQTQTNTGIRGTRGYVAPEWFKNIGITAKVDVYSFGVILLELVCCRRNVELEAAEEDQKILTDWANDCYRYGRIDFLVKGDEEAISDLKNVERFVAVALWCLQEDPTMRPTMLKVTQMLGEAAVVPSPPDPTSFVSTLA is encoded by the coding sequence ATGGCAGCTCCCCTTCTCTTGCCTTTGATCCTGCTGCTGTCGTCTACTCCTCCTCTTCAAGCCCAACAGAACATCACCCAAGGTTCCTCCTTGACGCCCCAAGGGCCTACCACCTCTTGGCACTCTCCATCTGGCGACTTTGCGTTTGGCTTCCAGCCCATCGACGGTAACACCTCTGTCTACTTGCTGGCCATCTGGTTCAACAAGATAGGCAACCTTACGGTGACTTGGTATGCCAAGACCAGCGATCAGGATCCAGTGCCGGTGCAAGTTTCATCCGGCTCACGCCTCCAGCTCAACTCCAATGGGGCGCTCTCGCTGCAGGACTCCACCGGCACAGAGGTATGGAGTCCCCAAGTTGTGGGCGCATCCTACGCTGCCATGCTCGATTCTGGAAACTTTGTACTGGCTGCTGCAGATGGCTCTACCAGATGGGAGAGCTTCAAATACCCTACAGATACCATCCTGCCCACTCAGGTGCTTACCCCTGGAATGAGCCTCCGCAGTCGGATCATCCCCACAGACTATTCCAATGGCCGGTTCCTCCTTGACCTGCAAAGTACTGGTGTGTCTCTTTATACCGTTGCTGTGCCCTCTGGTTACAAATATGATCCGTATTGGTCCATGGATGTGAACACCACAGATTTGGTGTTCAATGCGACTGGTGCGATATATATCGGCAACAATACTGAAATCACATCTTGGGTGATCAGCTCCATAGCAGACTACTACCTTCGTGCCACACTAGACCCAGATGGCGTTTTCCGACAATATATGTACCCAAAGAAGGACAACAACCAGAGTAATCAGGCATGGTCAGCAGTGGACTTCAAGCCCCCAAATATCTGCGGAGCACAGCTGACAAAGATTGGAAGCGGTATTTGCGGTTTTAACAGTTATTGCTTATGGAACGGCGCAAACAACCAGAGTACCTGCAAGTGCCCAGATCAGTACTCATTTATTGATGGCGAGAGGAAGTATAAAGGCTGCAAACCAGACTTCCAGCCACAAAGTTGCGACTTGGATGAAGCGGCAATCATGACGCAGTTTATGTTGATGCCGACGAGCCTTGTTGATTGGCCACTATCTGACTATGAGCAGTATACCTCCATAACTAAGGATCAGTGTCAGAAACTCTGTCTGACAGATTGTTTCTGTGCCGTTGCTGTGTTCCATAGCGAAGACAATACATGTTGGAAGAAGAAGATGCCGTTGTCAAACGGCAATATGGCGGATAATGTGCAGAGGACAGTTTATATCAAGGTACGAAAGAACAATGGCACACAGTCTGAGATCACTGATCCCAACAAATGGAAGAAAGACAAGAAGAATTGGATCATTGGAAGTTCATTGTTTTTGGGAAGCTCTGTCTTGGTGAACATTCTGCTGATTTCTATAATACTCCTTGGTAGTTACTGTACCATCACGATAAAGCAAGTCCCAGCTATGCAGTCATCAAACAATATAGGATTGCCCCTCAAAGCCTTCACTTATACTGAGCTTGAGAAGGCAACCGGTGGTTTCCAGAAAGTGATTGGCACTGGTGCTTCTGGTATTGTGTACAAGGGCCAGCTACAAGATGATCTCAGCACCCACATTGCTGTCAAAAAAATCGACAAGCTTGCGCATGAAACAGAAAAGGAGTTCACCAGTGAAGTCCAAACTATTGGACGGACACACCACAAGAACTTAGTCAGGTTGCTAGGATTCTGCAATGAAGGAAAAGAAAGACTATTAGTGTATGAATTCATGACCAATGGATCACTCAACAGATTTCTATTTGGTGATGCCAAGCTTCAGTGGAGTATTCGAGCTCAGCTTGTTCTCGGGGTGGCAAGGGGGCTGGTATATTTACATGAGGAATGCAGCACACAGATTATCCATTGTGACATAAAGTCCCAAAACATCcttctcgatgacaatttcacagCAAAGATCTCAGACTTTGGCTTAGCCAAACTGCTCCGAACCAACCAGACACAAACAAATACAGGCATTCGGGGTACCCGAGGATATGTTGCTCCTGAGTGGTTTAAGAACATCGGTATCACTGCCAAGGTGGATGTTTATAGCTTTGGGGTCATCCTGTTGGAGCTTGTCTGTTGTCGACGGAATGTTGAATTGGAGGCCGCAGAGGAGGATCAAAAAATACTGACTGACTGGGCAAACGACTGTTATAGATATGGCAGAATTGATTTTCTGGTGAAGGGTGATGAAGAAGCAATTTCTGATTTGAAGAACGTGGAAAGGTTTGTTGCAGTGGCATTGTGGTGTCTACAGGAGGACCCAACTATGAGACCTACAATGCTGAAGGTGACACAAATGCTTGGTGAAGCAGCTGTAGTCCCCAGCCCTCCTGATCCTACTTCCTTTGTCAGTACACTTGCATAG